The Streptomyces rubrogriseus genomic sequence CTCGTCCCCGGCGGACACGTCCGGCTCCGCTTCACCGACCCGGACGCCTACCGCGACGCCGCCACCGCCCTGCCCCACAGCACCGGCGACGACGACACCCTCACCCTCCAGATCCCCAGCGACGGCAGCCAACGCGACCTGCGCACCATCCTCGACCGCCTCGACGACACCGGCATCGAGGCCGACGAACTCACCGTCCACACCCCCGACCTCGACGACGTCTTCTTCGCCCTCACCGCCACCGCCACCGTCCCCGCCCAGACCGACGCGATCAAGGAGACCGTCCGATGAGCAACCTCTCCCTCGCCGTGCGCGACTCGTCCACCATGCTGCGCCGCAACCTCCTGCACGCCCGGCGCTACCCCTCCCTCACCCTCAACCTCCTGCTCACCCCGGTCATGCTGCTGCTCCTCTTCGTCTACGTCTTCGGCGACGCGATGAGCGCCGGCATCGGCGGCGGCGACCGCTCCGACTACGTCTCCTACCTCGTGCCGGGCCTGCTCCTGATGACCATCGGGTCCACCACGATCGGCACCGCGGTCTCCGTCTCCAACGACATGACCGAGGGCATCATCGCCCGCTTCCGGACCATGGCCATCCACCGCGGCTCCGTGCTCGTCGGGCACGTGGTCGGCAGCGTGGTGCAGTCGATCCTGAGCGTGGTCCTCGTCGGCGCCGTCGGCGTGGCCATCGGCTTCCGTTCCTTGGACGCCACCGTCCTGGAGTGGCTCGCGGCCTTCGGGCTGCTCCTGCTCTTCACGCTGGCGCTGACCTGGATCGCCGTGGGCATGGGCCTGATCAGCCCGAACGCCGAGGCCGCCAGCAACAACGCGATGCCGCTGATCTTCCTCCCGCTGATCTCCAGCGCCTTCGTCCCCATCGACTCGATGCCGGGCTGGTTCCAGCCGATCGCCGAGTACCAGCCGTTCACGCCCGCCATCGAGACCCTGCGCGGCCTGCTCCTCGGCACCGGGATCGGCCACAACGGCTGGCTCGCCCTCGGCTGGTGCCTCGCCCTCACCGGGCTCGGCTACGTCTGGGCGACCTCGAAGTTCAACAGCGACCCGAAGTGACCGAGGCGACCGTCGATCGCCCGGGGCCGGTGGGACGGGCCCTAGGCGAAGACGACCGTCCGGCGGCCGTTGAGCAGGATCCTCCGCTCCGCGTGCCACTTCACGGCCCGCGCCAGCGCCTGGCACTCCACGTCACGCCCGATCGCCACCAGCTGATCGGGCGTGACGTCGTGTCCGACCCGCTCGACCTCCTGCTCGATGATCGGCCCCTCGTCGAGGTCGGCCGTCACGTAGTGCGCCGTCGCGCCGATCAGCTTCACTCCCCGCGCATGCGCCTGGTGGTACGGCTTCGCGCCCTTGAAGCTCGGCAGGAAGGAGTGGTGGATGTTGATGATCCGGCCGCTGAGCGCCTTGCACAGGTCGTCCGAGAGGACCTGCATGTAGCGGGCCAGCACGACGAGTTCGACGTTCTCCTCGCGCACGATCTCCAGGACCCGGGCCTCGGCCTCCGGCTTGGTGTCCTTCGTCACGGGGATGTGGTGGAAGGGGATGTCGTAGGACCCCACCAGCTCCGCGAAGTCGGTGTGGTTGGACACCACCGCCGCGATCTCCACGGGCAGCGCGCCGATCCGGGCGCGGAAGAGCAGGTCGTTCAGGCAGTGCCCGAACCTGCTCACCATGAGCACGATGCGCATCTTCGCGTCGGCCCGGTTGATCTGCCAGTCCATGTGGAAGGCGTCGCCGATCGCGGCGAAGCTGGCGCGCAGCTTGTCCACGGTCACCGGCTCGCCGGCCGAGAAGTGGACCCGCATGAAGAACAGACCCGTGTCGTGGTCCCCGAACTGCTGACTGTCCTCGATGTTGCAGCCGGTCATGAACAGGTAGCTCGAGACGGCGTGCACGATGCCCTGCTTGTCGGGGCAGGACAGGGTGAGGACGTACTGGTCGGCCGGGGCGTCGGCCGAGGGGACGGCGGCGGAGGACTGCGCGTTCATGCAGCACAGGGTCCCATATCCGGCCTCCCCGACCGCGTGCCGTCCCGTCAGGCGGACCGGGTGAGGATCTGCAGCACCTCGAGCGTGCGCGGCTCGGCCTCCGGGTCCTCGCCGTCGCTGGTGGCCAGTCGTACGTGCGCGTCGCGCGCCGCCCGCACCGCCTCCGGCCAGTCCGCGTGCTCCAGGTACGCGGTCACCGGCGCGTCCGGCCCGACCTGGTGCATGATCCGCAGGACCCGCAGCACGGCGGTGTCGACCAGCGCCGCCTCCTGAGAGTCGCGGAAGACCGTGCCCACGTACTTCTCGGCCGACCAGTGGTCCAGCCAGGTGTCCTCCACCAGGCGGTACACGGCGTCGGTGACGTCCCCGTAGCCCTCGACGCCGGCCAGCCAGACGTCCTGCTGGAAGGCGGGGGCGGAGAGCATGTGCAGCGCGGAGCGCACCTGACTGCGCCAGCGCCACCACGGCATGTCGTTGAGTGGCATGCCGCCCATGGTGGTGGAGCGACGGCCGCGACGGGAAGAGTTCTCCGAACCTTGCACGGTCATCGATCCTACGTTCCTCTTCCCCGCGCCCCGCCGGCCCCCGCAATTCACCTCCGCGTCACCACGCGTTGACCGCAGGTCACTCCCCGGTTGGCCGGGTGACGGAATCGTGCGGGGACATGACCGGCAGGCGACCCACCCGCAGCACTCCCCCCGGCGGCCCCCGCGGCCGCTCCCGGGCCTCCCGCACCGGCGTCCTGTCCGCGGGCGCGCTGGTGGCGTGCGCGTCACTCGCCGTCGGCTGCGGGGTCGTCCCCGGTGCCACGGGGGGCTCCGGGGACGACCCGATCACCGTCATGACCTGGGCGCCGCAGGACACCGGCGCGACCAACAAGCCGGGCATGCCCGCGCTCGCCAGGGCCTACGCCCGCTCGATCAACGCCCAGGGCGGCCTCGCGGGCCGCAAGCTCAACGTCCTGACCTGCAACGACCACAACGACAGCGTGGCCGCCGCGAAGTGCGCCCGCCGTGCCGTCAAGGAGAACGCGGTCGCCGTGGTGGGCTCCTACAGCCAGTACGCCGACTCGTTCTTCCCCGTCCTCGAGGGCGCCCGCATCCCGTACATCGGCGGGTACGGCCTCACCAACACGGAGTTCACCAGTCCGCTGTCGTACCCCGTCAACGGGGGCCAGCCGGCGCTGCTCGCGGGGCTCGGCAGCGCGCTCGCCGACTCCTGCGGGCCGGTGACGCTGGTCCGCCCCGACACGATCGCGGGCGACCAGTTGCCCGCGCTGCTGGACTCGGGGCTGGCCTCCGGCGGACACGAGCGGTCCCACGACCAGCGGGCTGCCGAGGACGCCACCGCGTACGACGACCAGGCCGGGCGGGCGCTGGCGCGCGACGGCGGCGACCCCGCGGAGCCGGGGTGCGTGGTGCCCGTCCTCGGGGACCGCACCGGCACCTTCATGGACTCCTTCCGGCGGGCCCGCGGGGACCGGCCCGACGTCCGGACGGCGACCGTGCTCGGCAGCGTGGACCAGACGACGATCAACGCGAGCGGCGGCGCGTCCGGGCCCTACGAAGGGGCGTACGTCACCGGCTGGTACCCCGCGGTGAGCGACCCGGCCTGGGACGGTCTGAAGCGGCTGGTCAAGGAGCAGGCGTTCGGGGACAACGACGTCGATCCGGCCGACGCCGGGGTGCAGACGACCTGGATCGCGTACACCGTGCTCAAGCAGGTCGTCGAGTCGCTGGGCGACGGCGAGGTGAGCGCCGACACCGTCCGGCGGGCCCTCGACGACGGCCCGGAGGTCGGCACGGGCGGTCTCACGCCCGGCCTCCGGTGGACGTTCGCCGACAAGCTGGCCTCGGTCGGCTTCCCCCGCCTGGTCAACGCCGACGTCACCCTCCAGGTCGTACGGGAGGGCCGCCTGGTCTCGGCCCGCGACGGCGCCGTGGACACCACCCGCACCCTGCAGAACGCGGACGTGGCCTGAGGGCGGGCCCGGGACCCGGGGACCCGGGACCCGGGATTCGTCCGTCGGGACGGCCCCCGGGCGGGCCGGCTCACAGCTGGGTGGGCTGCCGTTCGGTCAGGCCGTACTTCTTGGCGATGGCGTTCCAGAGCGCCGCGGCCTTGGCCTTCTCCTTGGTGGCCGTGCCGCTCGCCCGGGTGGCCGCCGTGGGCTGGGTGGCGGCCTTGCCCTTCTTGCAGCCCTTCTTGCCGGCCGTCCGGTCGGCCCAGGCCGCGTAGTGGTTGTCGGCCGACGCGGAGGCCTGCCACGCCTTGGTGAGCGCGGTGGTCAGCTCGGTGTGCTGGGGCAGCTTGTCCACCGACAGCTTGGACAGGCTGTCGACCAGCCCGCTGCGCTGCTTGGCGGCGTCGCGCAGGTCCTTGGCCGCCTGGGGGAGCTTGTCGCAGGTCTTCACGTCGCCCACGGCGTTGATCACCGTGGTGCGTCCGGTGCCGCTCTCGGCGAGCAGCTTGTCCAGCTCGACGGCCTGCTGCCGGACCGGATCGACCGTCGGGGAGGCCTCGGCGGACGCGGACTGGGAGGCGGGGGCCGTGGCGGACACCGTCTGGTTGCCGCCCTTGTCCTCGTCCTCTCCCCCGCCGGCCATCATCGCTCCGGCGCCGACCCCGACGACGGCGATGCCCACGCCGACGGCCGCGAGGATCGGCAGGCGCGAGCCGGTACGCCCGCCGCGGCCGCCCCGGCCGCCGCCGTCGTCGGCCCCGCGCCGCCTGCCACCGCCGCCGCCCGGACCCTGCGGGGCGTACCCGGGCTGGTCGCCGGGGTACTGCGCCTGGGGCGCGTCGAAGCGGGGCATCTGCTGGGTGGCCGAGGCCGGGCCGTCGGCGCCGGGGGCGCCGCGGAAGAGGTTGTCGAACTCGGCGGGCGGCTGACGGCCCTCGTCGGGGCCGGGCCCGGCCCCGAACGGGGCACCGGCGGGGCCGCCGGGCACGGGCGCGATGAACTGCGTGGCCTCGGCGTCCGGATGGGCCGCGGGTGCGGCGGGCGCGGGCTGCGCGGGGTACTGCGGTGCCTGGCCGAGGTACTGCGTCGACTCGGCGGCGTGCGGCTGCGCGGGTCTCTCCGGCGGCAGCGCACCCGGTCCCGCGGCCGCGATGGGCGGTATGTACTGGGTGGCCCCCTCGTCGGCGGAGGACACGACCGGCGGTATGTACTGCGTGGCGCCCTCGTCGGCGGGCGGCAGCGGCGCGACACCCGCGCCCTGCTGCGGGTACTGCTGGTACGGCTGCTGATGCTGCTGCTGGTACTGCTGCCCGTACGGCGGCTGCCCGCCGTAGGACTCGTCGCCCGGCGGCGTCCCGTACGACGGGGGGCGCGCGCCTTCCGGCGGCAGCGGGCCGGGCCCGGCCTGCGGCGGCAGCGCGCCGG encodes the following:
- a CDS encoding SCO4402 family protein, yielding MTVQGSENSSRRGRRSTTMGGMPLNDMPWWRWRSQVRSALHMLSAPAFQQDVWLAGVEGYGDVTDAVYRLVEDTWLDHWSAEKYVGTVFRDSQEAALVDTAVLRVLRIMHQVGPDAPVTAYLEHADWPEAVRAARDAHVRLATSDGEDPEAEPRTLEVLQILTRSA
- a CDS encoding ABC transporter permease, encoding MSNLSLAVRDSSTMLRRNLLHARRYPSLTLNLLLTPVMLLLLFVYVFGDAMSAGIGGGDRSDYVSYLVPGLLLMTIGSTTIGTAVSVSNDMTEGIIARFRTMAIHRGSVLVGHVVGSVVQSILSVVLVGAVGVAIGFRSLDATVLEWLAAFGLLLLFTLALTWIAVGMGLISPNAEAASNNAMPLIFLPLISSAFVPIDSMPGWFQPIAEYQPFTPAIETLRGLLLGTGIGHNGWLALGWCLALTGLGYVWATSKFNSDPK
- a CDS encoding ABC transporter substrate-binding protein codes for the protein MTGRRPTRSTPPGGPRGRSRASRTGVLSAGALVACASLAVGCGVVPGATGGSGDDPITVMTWAPQDTGATNKPGMPALARAYARSINAQGGLAGRKLNVLTCNDHNDSVAAAKCARRAVKENAVAVVGSYSQYADSFFPVLEGARIPYIGGYGLTNTEFTSPLSYPVNGGQPALLAGLGSALADSCGPVTLVRPDTIAGDQLPALLDSGLASGGHERSHDQRAAEDATAYDDQAGRALARDGGDPAEPGCVVPVLGDRTGTFMDSFRRARGDRPDVRTATVLGSVDQTTINASGGASGPYEGAYVTGWYPAVSDPAWDGLKRLVKEQAFGDNDVDPADAGVQTTWIAYTVLKQVVESLGDGEVSADTVRRALDDGPEVGTGGLTPGLRWTFADKLASVGFPRLVNADVTLQVVREGRLVSARDGAVDTTRTLQNADVA
- the purU gene encoding formyltetrahydrofolate deformylase → MNAQSSAAVPSADAPADQYVLTLSCPDKQGIVHAVSSYLFMTGCNIEDSQQFGDHDTGLFFMRVHFSAGEPVTVDKLRASFAAIGDAFHMDWQINRADAKMRIVLMVSRFGHCLNDLLFRARIGALPVEIAAVVSNHTDFAELVGSYDIPFHHIPVTKDTKPEAEARVLEIVREENVELVVLARYMQVLSDDLCKALSGRIINIHHSFLPSFKGAKPYHQAHARGVKLIGATAHYVTADLDEGPIIEQEVERVGHDVTPDQLVAIGRDVECQALARAVKWHAERRILLNGRRTVVFA